The Allostreptomyces psammosilenae sequence GGTGGCCGACTTCCCGCTCGACCCCACCCGCCGGCACATCGCCCCCGGGCCGCTCACCGACCTGATGGTCGAACGGGCCGCGGCGGCCTACGCCGACCTGATCCGGGCCCGCGGCCCGCGCGCCGACTCCCTCGCCCTGGTGCCGACGCCGTTCGGCCGCGGCGAGCTGGAGATGCGGCTGCGCGGCGCGGTGCTGCGGCTGCTGCCCGCCGTTCCCTTCCTGCCTCCGGCCCGGCCCACCGAACACCCGGAGCCGGTCGACCACCCGGAGCGGGCCCGGTACGACGCCGGTGGCGACGGCGCCACGGCCACCGACGCGGCCGACCCGGTGGAGGGCTTCGACCGGCCGGCCGGCGGCGCGGACGTCCCCGACGCGCTGCGCCCGGCGGAGGCCGTGGTGCTGGAGGGCGCCGACGCCCGACTGGTGGGCGTGCTGGCCGGCGTGCTGCCCGGGTTGCTGCCGGCCGGCCTGACGCACGCCGAGGCGCTGCGCACGCTGGGCGTGCGGCGCACCGGCCCCGCCGAGGTGGTGGACGGGCTGGCCGGACTGCGCCGCCCCCCGGCCTGGTGGCACCGGCTGTACTCGGCGCTCACCGGCGTCGACCCGGAGGCGCTCGGCGCCCTGCCGGTGCCGCTGGCCGACGGCCGCACCGCCTTCGGCCCGCGCCGGGTGCTGCTGCCGGTCGGCCCCGCCGACCCCTTCGCCACCGGCGGCGACGCCGCGGACGCGGCCGCCGAGGCCGCCGCCCTGGCCCGGCTCGGGCTGCGGGTCGCGCACCCGGCCGCGGCGCACCCGCTGCTGGAGAAGCTCGGTGCCGTGCCGGCCACGCCGCGCGCGGTGCTCCAGGGGCCGGAGCTGCGCGCGGCCGTGGCCCGCTCGGTGGACGACTACGACGACCAGTGGGACTACCCGGACGCCGACGGCGAAGGGGGCGAAGCGGGGGCCGCCCCGGCCGCCGTCTCCCTGGCCGACCTGGTGCTCCGCCTGGTCCGCGACGCCGACCTGCAGCCCGGTGACCTCCCGCACCTGGCCGCGCTGGCGCTGCCCGACGAGGAGGGCGAGCCGACGCCGGCCGGGGAACTGCTGCTGCCCGGCAGCGAACTGGCCGATCTGGTGCGCCCGGGCTCGATCGGGCTGCTCGACGAGGAGTACGCGCGGCGCTGGCCCGCCGAGGTGCTGGCCGCCACCGGCGTCGTCGACCGGTTCCGGCTGCTGCGCGCCTCGGAGGTGCTGCTCGACCCGGACGACCCGGACGCCTTCTCGCCGGCCGTGCTCGACCCCGCCGCCCCGGACATCGACGGCGTCGTGCCCGACGGCATCGAGGAGTGGAGCGAGGACGTGCTGCGGCTGCTCCCGGACGGCGACGGGATACCGCCGGTCGCCGCCGAACTGACCGCCGTCCGCGACCTCGACCTGATCGACGACGACGCCTGGCCGCGGGCGCTGCGCCTGCTCTCCCGGCCGCCGCTGCGCGCCGCCGTGGTGGACCCGGTGCGGGTGCGGCTGCCCGACGGCGGCAGCGCCACCGTCCCGTCGTACACGGCGTGGTGGCTGCGCGAGCACCCGGTGCTGGACGGCCGGCGGCCGGGCCGGGTGCGGTCCGCCGACGGCGACCCGCTGCTGCGCGGGCTGTACCCGGAGGTGCGCACCGACCTCGACGACGCGTTCCTGCGCGCGCTGGGGGTGCGCACCACCGTGGCCGCCCTGCTGGCGGAGCCGGACGGGGTCGCCGAGCTGCTCGACCGGATGGGCGACCCGGCGCTGCGGCTGACCCGCGACCAGCTCCGCGACCTGTACACCGCGCTGGGTCGGCACGCGGCGACGGCCGACCCGGAGGACCTGCCGGCCGACCCGCCGGAGCGGCTGTGGGCGGTGGTCGGGGACCGGCTGGAGCTGGTGGATCCGCTGGACGCCGTGGTGGTGGACGCCCCGGACCTGCTGCCGTTCTTCCCGGGCGTGCCGCTGCTGCCGGTGCGGCCGGCGCAGGCGGAGCCGTTCGCCCACCGCCTGCTGGAGGTGGACCTGGCGAGCGAGATCGTGCCGGGCCGGGTGGTCAGCGAGGGCGTCCCGCACGAGGTGCCCGAGGCGGTGCGCCGGCTGCTGCCGGGCGCCCCGGACAGCTACGAGGAGCACGACGAGCTGTGGGTGGTGGGCCCCGCCGAGGGCGCGACCTCCGGGCGGCCGGGCGGCACGGGTTCCGACGCGGCCTCCGGCGCGGGTGACGCCGAGGAGCGCGAGGTGGAGGTGGACTGGCGCTGGGACGGCGAGCGGCTGCACGCCGCGACGCTGGACGGGGTGGCGGCCGGCCTCGCCTGGGCGGCGGGGGAGTGGCCGCGGCGTTTCGAGGTGGCCATTCTGCTGGCCGAGCCAGACCGCGCCGAGCAGCTCGCCGGCGACCGCGACTTCGACTGAGGGCGGCGGTGGCCGGTCGGCGGAGGGCTGACCGGCCGTCCGGGACCGCTTGACGACGCGTGGGACGCCGGGGACGGGTGTGTCGTCCCCGGTTCCCGCAGGAACGTTACGTTTTGGAGTCGCAACCGCCCATCCCGGGGCGGAGCGGCCAAACAAGCCTGTCGTTTCCGGTCACCTTCGGTCAGGCACCGTTCCGCCCGCGCACTTCCCCTGCTACAAAGTTGAACACGGCTCGGGTCGCGTCCGGGTCGGTCAGCACGCGCACGGCGGCGTCGGCCACCCGGCCGGCACCCGTACGCCTCTACCGCAGGGGGGAACGAATGCGCAACGGTGATCTACGCGCGGAGAACCCGTCCGTCGTACCCGAGGTCGCGGCACCCCGCGCCCCCCGCTGACCCTCACCGGACCAGACCGGAGCACCCTCCCACCGATCTCGTCCGCGCCGCGGCACATCCCCGGGCGCGGACGTTCCCCGCGCGCCGGAACGACTCCGGACCTTTGGCATGCCTTCGCCATGTCCGCGCCCGTGCCGGCCCGCCGCCCCTCACCCGCCGCCTCGCGGTGGCACCGATCGGAAGGACCTTCCGTTGAAATCTCCGTTGGCCCTGCTCAGGAAAGTTCTCGTGACGATGGCCGCCGTGCTGCTCGGCGCCACCATGGCCGCGCCGGCCGCCCAGGCCGCCCCCGGCGACCCGACCACGCAGGTGGTCGGCGGCACGCTGTCCGCCCAGGGTGAGTTCCCCTGGCTGGTCCGCCTGTCGATGGGCTGCGGCGGCGCGCTCTACAGCCCGACGCTGATCCTCACCGCCGGCCACTGTGTCAGCGGCACCGGCGCCAACACCAGCATCACCGTCACCGCCGGTGTGGTCGACCTGCAGAGCCCGTCGCGGATCACCCGCACCTCCAACTACGTCTACCGCTCCCCGGGCTACTCCGGAGGCGGCGACGACTGGGCGCTGATCCGGATCTCCTCGCCGATCACCACCCTGCCGACCCTGCCGATCGCCACCACCACGGCGTACAACTCCGGCACCTTCACCATCGCCGGCTGGGGCGCCACCTACGAGGGCGGCCCGCAGCAGCGGTACCAGCGCAAGGCCACCGTGCCGTTCGTCAGCGACGCCTCCTGCCAGGCCTCCTACGGCTCGGACCTGATCCCGTCCGAGGAGATCTGCGCCGGCTACACCTCCGGCGGCGTGGACACCTGCCAGGGTGACTCCGGCGGCCCGATGTTCCGCCGGGACGCCGCCGGCAACTGGATCCAGGTCGGCATCACCAGCTGGGGCTACGGCTGCGCCCGGGCCGGCTACCCCGGCGTCTACACCGAGGTGTCCACCTTCGCCTCGGCGATCCGCTCCGCGGCCACCAGCCTCGGCGGCTGACCCGTCGGGCGTCGCCCGGCGGTGGAACAACACCCGGGGGAGCGGAGCGGTGCCCGGCCGCTCCCCGGGGACGGCGTGACAGGGGCCCGGCCGGCTTGCCCGGCCGGGCCCCGGCGCGTTCGAGTGGCGCCCGGCGCCCGGCCCGCGGCGGCGTCCGGTTGGTCAGGCGCCCTGGTCGCCGCTGGACTCGGTGCCGGCGGTGCCGGTACCGCTGCCCGGCTGCCGGCCGGTGCCGGGGGTGCGCTCCGTGGCGGCGCGGCGCTGGTCGTCCCGGCGCTGGTCGTCCCGGCGCTGGGCGTCCCGGCGGATGGCCTGATCCCGGCGCACGCAGTACCAGGTGCCGAGCAGTCCCAGACCGGCGGCGGCGAGGCAGACCCACACCCAGTCCCCGTTGCCGGCCTCGGCCATCCGCTCCCGGAAGGGCAGCAGGACGAGGAAGGCGACGAACCACAGCACGGTGGTGGTGGCGACGACCGGCACGGTGTTGATCTCCAGCGGCGGGGGCACCGGCCTGGGCGGGCCACCCGTCCACCACCGCACGATCGGGTCGGAGTAGCCCGGGTACTCGTGGTGGTCCGGCCCCTCGTCGGGGGCTTCCTCGGCTCCGCGCCCGTTGCTGGTCACCAGCCCAGGTTACCCGGGCCGGCGGCGCGGGCGGGGGTGAGACAAACGGTTGGCGGAAGTCGTCGAGATCACACATCTACGCGCGGAGATGGATCTGCGTCCGGCCATCTGCTCATACTGGCTGAGCCGCGCGCGTGCGTCGGCCCTGTGAACAGCCGGCGTGTCGCCTTGACGGGGGTGGCGTCGACAGCCCGGCCGCACCGCCTCCCGGGGGCCTGGCTCCCGGCCGACCAGGAATCCGTGAATGCCCTCGCCAACCACCACCGTGCCCGGCGCCGCCGCCGCCACCGCGCCCGCCCCGGCCAGCCCTCCGCGCAACGCGGTTGATCGTTTCTTCAAGATCACCGAGCGGGGCTCCACGGTGTCCCGGGAACTCCGCGGCGGACTCGCCACCTTCTTCACGATGGCCTACATCATCGTGCTGAACCCGATCATCCTGTCCAGCGGCGTCGACAAGTACGGCAACCAGCTCGACAACGCCCAACTGGTCACCGCCACCGCGCTGACCGGCGGCCTCACCACCCTGCTGATGGGGCTGATCGGCAACGTCCCGGTCGCCCTGGCCACCGGCCTGGGCGTGAACACCGTGGTGGCGCTCCAGCTCGCCCCCCAGATGACCTGGCCGGACGCCATGGGCATGGTCGTGCTGGCCGGCCTGCTGATCATCCTGCTGGTCGCCACCGGCCTGCGCGAGCGGGTGATGAACGCCATCCCGGCCGGCCTGCGCAAGGCGATCAGCATCGGCATCGGCCTGTTCATCGCCTTCATCGGCCTGGTGGACTCCGGCTTCCTCTCCCGCAACCCGGACGCCGCGGGCACCACCGTGCCGGTGGGCCTGGGGCAGGGCGGTCACCTGACCGGCTGGCCGGTGCTGATCTTCGCCCTGGGCGCGCTGATCACCCTGGTGCTGCTCACCCGGAAGGCCAAGGGCGCCATCCTGATCAGCATCCTGTCGATGACGGTGCTGGCCATCGTGGTGAACGCGGTCGCCGACATCGACCCGGCCGAGTGGGGCCTGACCGTGCCCAGCGTGCCCACCCAGGTGGTCGGCGCCCCGGACTTCGGCCTGATCGGCGAGGTCAGCCTGTTCGGCGGCTTCGAGGAGGTCGGGCTGCTCACCGGCTGCCTGTTCGTCTTCACCCTGGTGCTGTCCTGCTTCTTCGACGCCATGGGCTCGATCCTGGCCGTCGGCGAGGAGGCGAAGCTGATGGACGACAAGGGCCGGATGCCCCGGATGGGCCGGATCCTGATGGTGGACGGCCTCGGCGTGGTGTTCGGCGGCGGGGCCTCCTGCTCGGCCAACGGCGCCTTCGTGGAGTCCACCGCGGGTGTCGGGGAGGGCGCCCGCACCGGCCTGGCCAACATGGTCACCGGTGGCGCGTTCCTGCTGGCGCTGGTCTTCACCCCGCTGGCCCTGGTGGTGCCCTCGCAGGCGGCCACCCCGGCCCTGGTGGCGGTGGGCTTCCTGCTGATGACCCAGGTGCGCGGCATCGAGTGGGACGACTTCACCATCGCCATCCCGGCCTTCCTGACCATCGCGATGATGCCGTTCACCTACTCCATCACCAACGGCATCGGGCTGGGCTTCCTGGTCTACGTGATCCTCAAGGCCGCCACCGGCCAGGCCCGCCGCGTGCCGCCGCTGATGTGGGTGGTCAGCGCCTTCTTCCTGGTCTACTTCCTGCTCGACCCGATCCAGCAGGCGCTCGGCGTCTGATCCACCCCCCGGCCCGGTCGGGCCGCGACGCCGGTGCCCCGGCTCCCAGTGCGGGAGCCGGGGCACCGGTGCGTGGGGCCGCGTGCGGGCTCAGTGGCCGCGCGGGCCGCCCTTGTCGACCTCGGTCTCCGAGTTCACGCAGGTGTTGCCGGAGGTCGGGTTCAGCAGGCCGATGAGGTTGAGGGAGTTGCCGCAGGCGTTCACCGGGATGTGGATCGGCACGGAGATGGCGTTCCCGGAGAGCACACCCGGGGAGCCGATCGCCGTGGCCTCACCGTCCGATTCGGCGACGGCGGTCCCACCGCCCAGGGCGAGGGCGCTGGCGGTGAGCACGGCGACGACGGCGGCCTTGGTGGTGCGAAGCATGGGACTTCACTCCTCGTCAGTGACAACGGACGTGTCGTCACCATGAATGCCCACATCGCCCGCCCAGGTGCGTGGATGCACCCGAACGGGCGATGCGCGTGCGCGCGGGGCGCGAGCGTGAAACGCGGGGTGGACGCGTGCGGTCAGTTGCCTCCGCGCCGCTTGTTGTAGACGTCGAAGCCGACCGCCGCGATCAGCACCAGACCCTTGATGACCTGCTGGTAGTCGGTGCCGATGCCGACCAGCGACATGCCGTTGTTGAGCACGCCGAGGACCAGGCCGCCGATGATCGCGCCGAGCACGGTGCCGACGCCGCCGGTGGCCGAGGCGCCGCCGATGAAGGCCGCGGAGATGGCCTCCAGCTCGAAGTTGATGCCGGCGTTCGGCGTTCCGGCGTTGAGCCGGGCCGCGTAGACCAGGCCGGCCAGCGCCGCCAGCACGCCCATGTTCACGAACACCAGGAAGATGACGCGCTTGTCCTTGACGCCGGACAGCTTGGCCGCGGCCTGGTTGCCGCCGATGGCGTAGGTGTGGCGGCCGAGCACCGAGTTGCGCATCACGTAGCCGAAGCCGACCAGCAGCACCGACAGGATGATCAGCACGATCGGGAAGCCCTGGTAGCTGGCGAGCAGCAGGGTGAACACGGTGATGGCGGCGGTGATCAGCACGCAGCGGATGACGAACAGGTTGGTCGGCATCACGTCGAGGCCGTGCTCGATCTGCTGGCGGCGGCCGCGCATCTCCTGGATCAGGGTGAGGGCGATCACGCCCAGGCCCAGCAGGACGGTCAGGTCGTGGTAGTTGGAGAGCGGTCCGCCCTCGGGCAGGAAGCCGTTGCTGATCGCCTGGAACCCGTCCGGGAACGGGGCGACGGACTGGCCCTGGAGCAGGATCTGGGTGCCGCCGCGGAAGACCAGCATGCCGGCCAGGGTCACGATGAACGACGGGATGCCGACGTAGGCGATCCAGAAGCCCTGCCAGGCGCCGGCCGCCGCGCCGATCAGCAGCGAGATGACGACGGCGAGCACCCACGGCACGTCGTTGCGGGCCATCATCACGGCGGACGCGGCGCCGACGAAGGCGGCGAGGGAGCCGACCGAGAGGTCGATGTGGCCGGCGATGATGACGATCATCATGCCGATGGCCAGGATCAGGATGTAGCTGTTCTGCTGGATCAGGTTGGTGACGTTGAGGGGCTCCAGCAGGATGCCCCCGGTCCAGATCTGGAACAGCAGGATGATCAGCGCCAGGGCGATGAGCATGCCGTACTGCCGCATGTTGCCGCGCAGGCTGTTCAGCACCAGGGCGCCGATACCGCCGCCCTGGCCACCTCCGCCGCGGGTGGAGGTCGCGTCCTGGGGGGCCGCAGACCTCTTCGTCTCCTCGGTCTTCACCGGGCTGGCCATCTTCTTACCCTCTGTCCATCGTCATGTGGCGCATCAGCGCCTCCTGCGTCGCGTCCTCCCGGCTGAGTTCACCGGTAAGCCGCCCTTCGGCCATCGTGTAGATGCGGTCACACAGGCCGAGCAGTTCGGGCAGCTCGGAGGAGATGACGATCACGGCCTTGCCCTGGTCGGCGAGGTCGTTGATCACCGTGTAGATCTCGTACTTCGCCCCGACGTCGATGCCCCGGGTGGGCTCGTCGAGGATCAGGACCTCCGGCTCGGAGAAGATCCACTTGCTCAGCACGACCTTCTGCTGGTTGCCGCCGCTCAGCTTCCCGGTGATCGCCGCCACCGAGGGCGCCTTGATGTTCATCGTCTTGCGGAAGCCCTCGGCGACCCGTGACTCTTTGTGAGCGTTAACAATCCCGCGCGAGGCGACCTTTGACAGGGCGCTGAGCGAGATGTTGCGGCTGATGTCGTCGATCAGGTTGAGCCCGTAGTGCTTGCGGTCCTCGGTCACGTAGGCGAGACCGTGGTCGATGGCCTCCGGGACGGTGCGGGTGCGGATCTCCTTGCCGTCCAGGTAGACCCGGCCGCTGATGTTGCGACCGTAGGAGCGGCCGAAGACGCTCATCGCCAGCTCGGTGCGGCCGGCGCCCATCAGGCCGGCGATCCCGACGATCTCACCGCGCCGCACGTTCAGCGACACCCCGTCGACGACCTTGCGCTGCTGGTCGATCGGGTGGTGCACGGTCCAGTCCTCGATGGCGAAGGCGACCTCGCCGATCTTGGGCTCGCGCTCCGGGTAGCGGTGCTCGAGGTCCCGGCCCACCATGCCGCGGATGATCCGGTCCTCGGAGACGCCCTCCTCGGCCACCTTCATCGTCTCGATGGTGCGCCCGTCGCGGATGATGGTGATCGAGTCGGCGACCCGGGCGATCTCGTTGAGCTTGTGCGAGATGATCACGCAGGAGATGCCCTGGTTCTGCAGCTCCAGGATCAGGTCCAGCAGCTTGCGGCTGTCCTCGTCGTTCAGCGCCGCGGTGGGCTCGTCCAGGATCAGCAGCTTGACCTGCTTGGACAGCGCCTTGGCGATCTCGACGAGCTGCTGCTTGCCCACGCCGATGTCCGCCACGCGGGTCTGCGGCGACTCGTGCAGGCCGACCCGGTCGAGCAGCTGCCGGGCCTGCCCCAGGGTCTTGTTCCAGCTGATCACGCCGCGGGTGGCGCGCTCGTTGCCGAGGAAGATGTTCTCGGCGATGGACAGGTACGGGATCAGGGCCAGTTCCTGGTGGATGATCACGATGCCGCGCTCTTCGCTGGCCCGGATGTCCCGGAACTCGCACAGCTCGCCCTCGAAGCGGATCTCGCCCTCGTAGCTGCCGTGCGGGTAGACGCCGCTGAGCACCTTCATCAGGGTCGACTTGCCGGCCCCGTTCTCACCGCAGATCGCGTGGACCTCGCCACGCTCCACCGTGAGGTTGACATCGGACAGTGCCTTGACACCGGGAAAGGTCTTGGTGATCGAACGCATCTCGAGGATGGGTCCGGCCATGGTGAGCAGTCCGTTCGGCTCGGGGGCGGGCCGGTGGCGCACCACGCGAACGCGTGGTCCACCACCGGCGCCGCCGGTTGGTACGTCGGGGGCCGGGGCCGTCAGTTCAGCTGGTCGGCGGTGTAGTAGCCGCCCTCCACGAGGACTTCCTCGTAGTTGGAGGCGTCGACGCTGACCGGCTCCAGCAGGTAGGCGGGAACCACCTTCACGCCGTTGTCGTAGGTCTCGGTGTCGTTGACCTCGGGGGTGCCACCGGTCAGCAGGGCGTCGGCCATCTGCACGGTGACCTCGGCCAGCTCACGGGTGTCCTTGTAGACCGTCTGGGTCTGCTCGCCGGCGATGATCGACTTCACCGAGGCCAGCTCGGCGTCCTGACCGGTCACGATCGGCAGCGGCTGCGACTCGGTGCCGTAGTTCACGCCCTTCAGGGCGGACAGGATGCCGATGGAGATGCCGTCGTAGGGGGAGAGCACGGCGTCGACCCGCTCGGTGGTGTACGAACCGCTGAGCAGGTTCTCCATCCGGGCCTGCGCCACGCCGCCGTCCCAGCGCAGCGTCGCGACCTGGTTGAAGTCGGTCTGGCCGCTGCGGACCACGAGCTTGCCCTCGTCGATGTAGGGCTGCAGCACGCTCATCGCGCCGTTGAAGAAGAAGCCGGCGTTGTTGTCGTCCGGGGAGCCGCCGAACAGCTCGATGTTGAACGGGCCCTCGGCCTCCGGCAGGCCGAGCTGGTCGACGATGTACTGGCCCTGCAGCACGCCGACCTGGAAGTTGTCGAAGGTGGCGTAGTAGTCGACGTTCTCGGTGCCGCGGATCAGCCGGTCGTAGGAGATCACCGGGATGTCGGCGTCGGCCGCGCGCTGCAGGACGTTGGTCAGCGAGGAGCCGTCGATCGCCGCGACCACCAGCAGGTCCACGCCCTTGGTGATCATGTTCTCGATCTGCGACACCTGGGTCTCGACGACGTCGTTGCCGAACTGCAGGTCGGTCTCGTAGCCCGCGGCCTCGAACTGCTCGACCATGTTGTTGCCGTCGTTGATCCAGCGCTCCGACGCCTTGGTCGGCATCGCGATCCCGATGGTGCCGCCGGCCTCGGAGTCGCCCGACCCGCTGGCTCCGCCGCTGGTGCTGCTCTGGCCACATGCTGCCAGGGCCATGACGAGACTCCCCGCGGCGAGTCCCATGAGCGTCTTGCGCACAATTCCTCCAGTGATGTTCCGCGCTCCCCCACGCCTTCGTGTGGGGCGCCTCGGATCGCCGGGGCGGCCGAGCACGCGGGTGGTTCTTCGTCGGTGCTGGTTGGGGTGGGTTGCCCACGCGAGGACGGACGGCCCACGCGGATGTCCGTTTCCTGCGTGTGACGTGTTTCGCGTCGGTGAAGGCGAGTGTTAACGGTCACACGGGGGCCGTCAAGGGGGCTGGCGAGAACCTTGTCCGTCACGTTATTGACCGCAAGTGTCCGCTCTGCGGCGCCGTCTAGCAGAAGCCTTGACGGCTGTCACTGTGACCGTTAACACTTTCGCAACGTCCACGATCCACGCCAGTGGGGGAGGGCGACATGCCGCGTGATCGAAGACGCGTGTCCGGATGGGGGTACCGCGATGAGTGAGGCTTCCGGCGCTGTGCCCAGGGAGCGGGGCAAGCCGGTGATGAGGGACGTCGCCCGGCTGGTCGGCGTCTCCCACCAGACGGTCTCGCGGGTGCTGAACAACCACCCCAGTGTGCGCCGGGAGACCCGGGAACGCGTGCTCGCGGCCATCCGGGAGCTGGACTACCACCGCAACTCGGCCGCCCGGGCGCTGGTCACCGACCGGTCGCACATCCTCGGCGTGGTCACCCTGGACCTCAACCTGGTCGGCCCGGCCTCCACGGTGTCGGCGATCGAGCGGGTGGCCCGGGAGGCCGGTTACTTCGTCAGCGTCGCCAGCGCCTCGGCGACCGACGAGGACTCCATGGTCGACGCGATCGGGCGGCTGCGCGAGCAGGGCGTCGAGGGGATCGTGACGGTCGCTCCGGTGGACTCCCTGCTGGCCGCGCTGGCCCGGGTGCCCGAGGAGATGCCGCTGGTCGGCACCGGAATCGGACACGCGCCGGGGGTGCCGATGGTCGGCGTGGACAACTACGGCGGGGCCGTGGCGGCCACCCGTCACTTGCTCGACCTCGGCCACGCGACGGTGCATCACATATGCGGCCCCACCGACTGGCCGGAGACCCGGGAGCGGCTGAAGGGCTGGCGCGCCACGCTCACCGAGGCCGGCGCCGAGGTGCCGCCGGTGCTCGCCGGCGACTGGAGCGCCCGCTCGGGCTACGAGGCGGCCCGGCTGATCGCCCGGGATCCGCAGGTCACGGCCGTCTTCTGCGGCAACGACCAGATGGCCGTCGGCGCGCTGCGCGCGCTGCACCAGGCCGGCCGCGCCGTGCCGGGCGAGGTCAGCGTGGTGGGTTTCGACGGCATACCGGAGGCCGCCTACCTCCAGCCCCCGCTGACCACCGTGGCGCAGGACTTCGGGGCGCTCGGCCGGGCCAGTCTGGAGCTGCTGATCAATCAGATCGCCACCGGCGAGCGGCCGTCGCAGCACGTGCTGCACCCGCCGCGGTTGGTGGTGCGGGAGAGCACGGGCCCCGTCGCGGGCTGAACACCCCTCCGGCCCGTCCGCGACGACGACCGGCCGGCCGTGGCCGGGGCGCCGGATGGTGAACGTTCACATCCGACCGGCGCCGCGCGCCCGGTTGACCAGTGCATGTCATTACTTCAGGTGCTCCACCGACCCCTCAGAAAGGGGCGTCACGGTGTTCCACTCCCCAGGCCGGGCCCAGCTCCCGGCGACCCACCCACGCGTCTGGCTTGCTGTCATGCTCACGATCCTCACGGTGCTGGCCACCGTCACCGTGGGGGAGGGGTCGGCCGAGGCGGCGCCCGGCCGGCCGTACACCAACCCGATCAAGTCCCAGAAGGGCGCCGACCCCTGGCTGGAGTACTACAACGGCAACTACTACCTGATCACCACCTCCTGGACCTCCGAACTGACCGTGCGGAAGTCCCCCACGCTCGCCGGCCTGGCGACCGCCCCCAGCGTGCAGGTGTGGTCGGACGGCACGCCGTCGCGCTGCTGCAACATCTGGGCCCCGGAGATGCACTTCCTGAACGGGCGTTGGTACATCTA is a genomic window containing:
- the mmsB gene encoding multiple monosaccharide ABC transporter permease; the encoded protein is MASPVKTEETKRSAAPQDATSTRGGGGQGGGIGALVLNSLRGNMRQYGMLIALALIILLFQIWTGGILLEPLNVTNLIQQNSYILILAIGMMIVIIAGHIDLSVGSLAAFVGAASAVMMARNDVPWVLAVVISLLIGAAAGAWQGFWIAYVGIPSFIVTLAGMLVFRGGTQILLQGQSVAPFPDGFQAISNGFLPEGGPLSNYHDLTVLLGLGVIALTLIQEMRGRRQQIEHGLDVMPTNLFVIRCVLITAAITVFTLLLASYQGFPIVLIILSVLLVGFGYVMRNSVLGRHTYAIGGNQAAAKLSGVKDKRVIFLVFVNMGVLAALAGLVYAARLNAGTPNAGINFELEAISAAFIGGASATGGVGTVLGAIIGGLVLGVLNNGMSLVGIGTDYQQVIKGLVLIAAVGFDVYNKRRGGN
- a CDS encoding DUF2530 domain-containing protein translates to MTSNGRGAEEAPDEGPDHHEYPGYSDPIVRWWTGGPPRPVPPPLEINTVPVVATTTVLWFVAFLVLLPFRERMAEAGNGDWVWVCLAAAGLGLLGTWYCVRRDQAIRRDAQRRDDQRRDDQRRAATERTPGTGRQPGSGTGTAGTESSGDQGA
- a CDS encoding chaplin, which encodes MLRTTKAAVVAVLTASALALGGGTAVAESDGEATAIGSPGVLSGNAISVPIHIPVNACGNSLNLIGLLNPTSGNTCVNSETEVDKGGPRGH
- a CDS encoding S1 family peptidase, encoding MAAVLLGATMAAPAAQAAPGDPTTQVVGGTLSAQGEFPWLVRLSMGCGGALYSPTLILTAGHCVSGTGANTSITVTAGVVDLQSPSRITRTSNYVYRSPGYSGGGDDWALIRISSPITTLPTLPIATTTAYNSGTFTIAGWGATYEGGPQQRYQRKATVPFVSDASCQASYGSDLIPSEEICAGYTSGGVDTCQGDSGGPMFRRDAAGNWIQVGITSWGYGCARAGYPGVYTEVSTFASAIRSAATSLGG
- a CDS encoding sacsin N-terminal ATP-binding-like domain-containing protein — translated: MGKELNVGAPGPVGATDPLGTGELRRRVLDAWTASAARFREDANAEEDLVLGGYRDRVVVELAQNAADAAARRHPGAMDGRLRLTLRDGCLAAANTGSALDAAGVESLSTLRASAKRPGSAPAPAGPGPFDDQQPAGRFGVGFAAVLAVSDEPAVLSRTGGVRWSRAEATGLAEAAAEANPDLADEIRRRDGAVPVLRLPLPAEGMPPSGYDTVVVLPLRDGAAEDLVRRLLAEIDDALLLALPQLAEIVVEVDGDSRVLRRTGWTTGRPAVLGADGEAEAPALHTVTIEDTAREPAPGRDAGATTTAGGGVEQRWQILRASGDIPAELAAHLPVEDRLRRRWSLTWAVPVDADGAPLPPRTARVVHAPTPSDEPLDVPALLVADFPLDPTRRHIAPGPLTDLMVERAAAAYADLIRARGPRADSLALVPTPFGRGELEMRLRGAVLRLLPAVPFLPPARPTEHPEPVDHPERARYDAGGDGATATDAADPVEGFDRPAGGADVPDALRPAEAVVLEGADARLVGVLAGVLPGLLPAGLTHAEALRTLGVRRTGPAEVVDGLAGLRRPPAWWHRLYSALTGVDPEALGALPVPLADGRTAFGPRRVLLPVGPADPFATGGDAADAAAEAAALARLGLRVAHPAAAHPLLEKLGAVPATPRAVLQGPELRAAVARSVDDYDDQWDYPDADGEGGEAGAAPAAVSLADLVLRLVRDADLQPGDLPHLAALALPDEEGEPTPAGELLLPGSELADLVRPGSIGLLDEEYARRWPAEVLAATGVVDRFRLLRASEVLLDPDDPDAFSPAVLDPAAPDIDGVVPDGIEEWSEDVLRLLPDGDGIPPVAAELTAVRDLDLIDDDAWPRALRLLSRPPLRAAVVDPVRVRLPDGGSATVPSYTAWWLREHPVLDGRRPGRVRSADGDPLLRGLYPEVRTDLDDAFLRALGVRTTVAALLAEPDGVAELLDRMGDPALRLTRDQLRDLYTALGRHAATADPEDLPADPPERLWAVVGDRLELVDPLDAVVVDAPDLLPFFPGVPLLPVRPAQAEPFAHRLLEVDLASEIVPGRVVSEGVPHEVPEAVRRLLPGAPDSYEEHDELWVVGPAEGATSGRPGGTGSDAASGAGDAEEREVEVDWRWDGERLHAATLDGVAAGLAWAAGEWPRRFEVAILLAEPDRAEQLAGDRDFD
- a CDS encoding NCS2 family permease: MPSPTTTVPGAAAATAPAPASPPRNAVDRFFKITERGSTVSRELRGGLATFFTMAYIIVLNPIILSSGVDKYGNQLDNAQLVTATALTGGLTTLLMGLIGNVPVALATGLGVNTVVALQLAPQMTWPDAMGMVVLAGLLIILLVATGLRERVMNAIPAGLRKAISIGIGLFIAFIGLVDSGFLSRNPDAAGTTVPVGLGQGGHLTGWPVLIFALGALITLVLLTRKAKGAILISILSMTVLAIVVNAVADIDPAEWGLTVPSVPTQVVGAPDFGLIGEVSLFGGFEEVGLLTGCLFVFTLVLSCFFDAMGSILAVGEEAKLMDDKGRMPRMGRILMVDGLGVVFGGGASCSANGAFVESTAGVGEGARTGLANMVTGGAFLLALVFTPLALVVPSQAATPALVAVGFLLMTQVRGIEWDDFTIAIPAFLTIAMMPFTYSITNGIGLGFLVYVILKAATGQARRVPPLMWVVSAFFLVYFLLDPIQQALGV